In the Juglans microcarpa x Juglans regia isolate MS1-56 chromosome 6D, Jm3101_v1.0, whole genome shotgun sequence genome, one interval contains:
- the LOC121234816 gene encoding plant UBX domain-containing protein 8 isoform X1, which produces MARPNQEAIDTFISITGATEAVAVQKLEAHGGDLNEAVNAHFSEGDRNISASMHETIVAAPQDDHMDIDPVEPSAPPLQLPSTAINMNPSSDLDPDFSRSFLDSISDLDPHFGRSFLDSSSGFTNRAPFITHPREVREIPIEVKDSGEPSGRSGRTPIIEDVTETECAHGPDIHGTVLIDDDENFSAASTAQATLRGGEDNHILGDGSHDRNIRPNAPESNRLLDYSDDIEEEMILAAIEASKREVEGAHNDLAELEPRPRQSHLEDAELAHAVSLSLKTAEKEKALRERGESAGASDVGSSKPAEGEQVKLSASNGRLEPGSSFIQEEAEDVEEQPLVRHRTRNMSSGSVESAKDVVVVEDSPPSSPGQHDLHNRPQHNGNAFPSDEWGGISSEEHDEAVMLEAAMFGGIPEGTGYRSAYAPHHFMQAEGHYPQWQPRPPSPSLAAQRLIREQQDDEYHASLLADKEKELKAKEEAEARRLEEEVAREKAREEERRREEESRRKLEEEQELERQLAAKEASLPPEPGSNDENAVNLLVRMPDGSRHGRRFLKSDKLQFLFDFIDIGRVVKPGSYRLVRPYPRRAFGDTERALTLNELGLTSKQEALYLEFI; this is translated from the exons ATGGCGAGGCCTAATCAAGAAGCTATCGATACATTCATCAGCATCACCGGGGCGACCGAAGCAGTTGCCGTTCAAAAACTCGAG GCACACGGTGGTGATCTAAATGAAGCTGTGAATGCACATTTTAGTGAAGGAGATCGAAACATATCAGCAAG CATGCATGAAACCATTGTTGCTGCTCCACAAGATGATCACATGGACATTGATCCAGTTGAACCCTCAGCACCTCCTTTACAACTTCCATCAACGGCTATAAATATGAACCCATCTTCTGATCTTGATCCAGACTTTAGTAGAAGCTTTTTGGATAGTATTTCTGATCTTGATCCACACTTTGGTAGAAGCTTTTTGGATAGTAGTTCTGGTTTTACAAACCGTGCCCCCTTCATAACACATCCAAGAGAAGTTAGGGAGATACCCATAGAGGTAAAGGATAGCGGTGAGCCATCTGGTCGGTCTGGCCGCACTCCTATTATTGAGGATGTCACTGAAACTGAGTGTGCACACGGCCCAGATATTCATGGGACTGTTttaattgatgatgatgagaattTTTCAGCGGCCTCAACTGCTCAGGCTACACTGCGTGGTGGAGAAGACAATCATATTTTGGGTGATGGTTCTCATGACAGAAACATTAGACCCAATGCTCCTGAATCCAACAGATTGCTAGACTATAGTGATGAcatagaagaagaaatgattcTAGCTGCCATTGAGGCTTCTAAACGGGAGGTTGAGGGAGCGCACAAT GACTTAGCTGAGCTGGAGCCTCGGCCAAGGCAATCTCACTTGGAAGATGCTGAACTTGCACATGCAGTTTCATTGTCCCTGAAG ACGGCTGAGAAAGAGAAAGCGTTGCGTGAGCGAGGGGAAAGTGCTGGAGCATCAGATGTTGGATCTTCTAAGCCAGCTGAGGGGGAGCAAGTAAAATTATCTGCATCAAATGGGAG GTTGGAGCCTGGAAGCTCATTTATCCAAGAGGAAGCTGAAGATGTTGAAGAGCAGCCTCTTGTCAGGCATAGGACCCGTAACATGTCTTCTGGCTCTGTTGAGTCTGCCAAAGATGTCGTAGTTGTTGAGGATAGCCCACCATCAAGTCCTGGACAGCATGATTTGCATAATCGCCCTCAGCACAACGGAAATGCCTTTCCTTCTGACGAG TGGGGAGGGATTTCTTCTGAGGAGCATGATGAAGCAGTCATGCTGGAGGCTGCAATGTTTGGTGGAATTCCTGAAGGGACTGGATATCGTTCAGCATATGCGcctcatcatttcatgcaaGCCGAGGGTCATTATCCCCAGTGGCAACCTCGCCCTCCATCACCCTCCCTGGCCGCACAGCGCTTGATACGGGAACAACAG GATGATGAATATCATGCATCTTTGCTGGctgacaaagaaaaagaattgaagGCCAAGGAGGAAGCTGAAGCTCGTCGTTTAGAAGAGGAAGTGGCTAGAGAAAAAGCTCGTGAAGAAGAAAGACGTAGAGAGGAAGAATCTCGAAGGAAATTGGAGGAAGAACAG GAATTGGAGAGACAACTGGCTGCAAAAGAGGCTTCTCTGCCTCCGGAACCAGGATCAAACGATGAAAATGCTGTAAACCTTCTAGTACGGATGCCAGATGGTAGCCGCCATGGGCGCCGATTTCTCAAGTCTGACAAGCTACAG TTTCTCTTTGACTTCATAGATATTGGTAGAGTTGTCAAACCTGGATCTTACAGATTG GTGAGGCCATACCCTAGGCGGGCTTTCGGTGACACAGAGAGGGCTTTGACACTGAACGAACTCGGGCTGACCAGCAAACAAGAAGCCTTGTATCTGGAGTTCATCTAG
- the LOC121234816 gene encoding plant UBX domain-containing protein 8 isoform X3 translates to MARPNQEAIDTFISITGATEAVAVQKLEAHGGDLNEAVNAHFSEGDRNISASMHETIVAAPQDDHMDIDPVEPSAPPLQLPSTAINMNPSSDLDPDFSRSFLDSSSGFTNRAPFITHPREVREIPIEVKDSGEPSGRSGRTPIIEDVTETECAHGPDIHGTVLIDDDENFSAASTAQATLRGGEDNHILGDGSHDRNIRPNAPESNRLLDYSDDIEEEMILAAIEASKREVEGAHNDLAELEPRPRQSHLEDAELAHAVSLSLKTAEKEKALRERGESAGASDVGSSKPAEGEQVKLSASNGRLEPGSSFIQEEAEDVEEQPLVRHRTRNMSSGSVESAKDVVVVEDSPPSSPGQHDLHNRPQHNGNAFPSDEWGGISSEEHDEAVMLEAAMFGGIPEGTGYRSAYAPHHFMQAEGHYPQWQPRPPSPSLAAQRLIREQQDDEYHASLLADKEKELKAKEEAEARRLEEEVAREKAREEERRREEESRRKLEEEQVLLIGIGETTGCKRGFSASGTRIKR, encoded by the exons ATGGCGAGGCCTAATCAAGAAGCTATCGATACATTCATCAGCATCACCGGGGCGACCGAAGCAGTTGCCGTTCAAAAACTCGAG GCACACGGTGGTGATCTAAATGAAGCTGTGAATGCACATTTTAGTGAAGGAGATCGAAACATATCAGCAAG CATGCATGAAACCATTGTTGCTGCTCCACAAGATGATCACATGGACATTGATCCAGTTGAACCCTCAGCACCTCCTTTACAACTTCCATCAACGGCTATAAATATGAACCCATCTTCTGATCTTGATCCAGACTTTA GTAGAAGCTTTTTGGATAGTAGTTCTGGTTTTACAAACCGTGCCCCCTTCATAACACATCCAAGAGAAGTTAGGGAGATACCCATAGAGGTAAAGGATAGCGGTGAGCCATCTGGTCGGTCTGGCCGCACTCCTATTATTGAGGATGTCACTGAAACTGAGTGTGCACACGGCCCAGATATTCATGGGACTGTTttaattgatgatgatgagaattTTTCAGCGGCCTCAACTGCTCAGGCTACACTGCGTGGTGGAGAAGACAATCATATTTTGGGTGATGGTTCTCATGACAGAAACATTAGACCCAATGCTCCTGAATCCAACAGATTGCTAGACTATAGTGATGAcatagaagaagaaatgattcTAGCTGCCATTGAGGCTTCTAAACGGGAGGTTGAGGGAGCGCACAAT GACTTAGCTGAGCTGGAGCCTCGGCCAAGGCAATCTCACTTGGAAGATGCTGAACTTGCACATGCAGTTTCATTGTCCCTGAAG ACGGCTGAGAAAGAGAAAGCGTTGCGTGAGCGAGGGGAAAGTGCTGGAGCATCAGATGTTGGATCTTCTAAGCCAGCTGAGGGGGAGCAAGTAAAATTATCTGCATCAAATGGGAG GTTGGAGCCTGGAAGCTCATTTATCCAAGAGGAAGCTGAAGATGTTGAAGAGCAGCCTCTTGTCAGGCATAGGACCCGTAACATGTCTTCTGGCTCTGTTGAGTCTGCCAAAGATGTCGTAGTTGTTGAGGATAGCCCACCATCAAGTCCTGGACAGCATGATTTGCATAATCGCCCTCAGCACAACGGAAATGCCTTTCCTTCTGACGAG TGGGGAGGGATTTCTTCTGAGGAGCATGATGAAGCAGTCATGCTGGAGGCTGCAATGTTTGGTGGAATTCCTGAAGGGACTGGATATCGTTCAGCATATGCGcctcatcatttcatgcaaGCCGAGGGTCATTATCCCCAGTGGCAACCTCGCCCTCCATCACCCTCCCTGGCCGCACAGCGCTTGATACGGGAACAACAG GATGATGAATATCATGCATCTTTGCTGGctgacaaagaaaaagaattgaagGCCAAGGAGGAAGCTGAAGCTCGTCGTTTAGAAGAGGAAGTGGCTAGAGAAAAAGCTCGTGAAGAAGAAAGACGTAGAGAGGAAGAATCTCGAAGGAAATTGGAGGAAGAACAGGTACTGTTAATTG GAATTGGAGAGACAACTGGCTGCAAAAGAGGCTTCTCTGCCTCCGGAACCAGGATCAAACGATGA
- the LOC121235121 gene encoding phosphatidylinositol glycan anchor biosynthesis class U protein isoform X3 produces MVLHCYFHSLGHSRSKELKGNPITFYADIVNAMLIRATSQNLQMEYTRSLKLLDHVKLSEKPGKIIPSGDIAALVYLWNPFTIVACVGLSTSPIENLAIILSLYGACKRQAPLAAFGWVIATHLSLYPAILIIPMILLLGYGPDTPPRKLFLQRRNVEVGDNPPNDRCEREEVVHRPELPHVFSWRPVIHFLCWTSLWSVYVLVLCGISVKQYGGLWELFKRTYGFMLTVQDLSPNIGVLWYFFAEVFDFFRNFFLIVFHGNILFMMLPLAIRLKHRPCFLAFVYIAISSMLKSYPSVGDSALYLGLLGLFVNELADMQFSFFLFCGYVGVSLLSPVMHNLWIWRGTGNANFYFATAMAYACLQIILVVESVSAMLNHDRTLRKPLTELQDGKN; encoded by the exons ATGGTTCTCCATTGCTACTTTCACTCCTTGGGCCACTCACGGTCAAAAG AATTGAAGGGCAACCCGATCACCTTTTATGCAG ATATTGTCAATGCAATGCTCATTCGTGCTACCAGTCAGAATCTTCAGATGGAATATACTCGGAGTTTGAAACTTCTGGACCATGTTAAATTATCAGAAAAGCCAGGTA AGATCATTCCTTCTGGAGATATTGCCGCTCTTGTGTACTTGTGGAATCCTTTCACGATAGTTGCATGCGTGGGTTTGTCAACATCCCCAATTGAAAATCTTGCCATCATCTTGTCCCTTTATGGAGCATGTAAAC GACAAGCTCCTTTGGCAGCCTTTGGATGGGTTATAGCAACGCATCTATCCCTGTATCCTGCAATTCTGATTATTCCG ATGATTCTTTTATTAGGATATGGCCCAGATACTCCTCCTAGGAAATTGTTCCTGCAAAGAAGAAATGTTGAAGTTGGAGATAATCCCCCAAATGATAGATGTGAGCGAGAGGAAGTGGTACATAGACCAGAATTACCGCATGTATTCTCATGGAGACCAGTCATTCATTTCTTATGTTGGACTTCTTTGTGGTCAGTCTATGTGTTAGTCCTATGTGGCATATCTGTTAAACAGTATGGTGGCCTCTGGGAGTTGTTTAAAAG AACATATGGGTTCATGCTCACTGTGCAAGATCTGTCTCCTAATATTGGTGTCTTATG GTATTTCTTTGCAGAAGTTTTCGATTTTTTCAGAAACTTCTTTCTGATAGTTTTCCATGGGAATATTCTGTTTATGATGCTGCCATTAGCCATACGACTGAAACATCGCCCCTGCTTTTTGGCTTTTGTGTATATTGCGATCTCTTCAATGCTTAAGTCTTATCCTTCA GTCGGAGACTCAGCTCTATACTTGGGTTTGTTGGGGTTGTTTGTTAACGAGCTTGCAG ATATGCAATTCTCTTTCTTCCTGTTCTGTGGTTATGTTGGGGTTTCTCTCCTTAGCCCTGTGATGCACAACCTGTGGATATGGAGG GGCACCGGCAACGCAAATTTCTACTTTGCAACAGCAATGGCTTATGCTTGCTTGCAg ATTATTTTGGTGGTTGAGAGTGTAAGCGCCATGCTCAATCATGACAGAACGCTGAGAAAGCCTCTAACAGAGCTTCAAGATGGCAAAAATTGA
- the LOC121235121 gene encoding phosphatidylinositol glycan anchor biosynthesis class U protein isoform X1: MEPKEQSKEKKEKLWFWNWVIASVIFRLVLIYFPKNLNLASRPEVSTPLTSLRRLAEGYWLKQLSMYPYAGSMYHGSPLLLSLLGPLTVKRIEGQPDHLLCSLVFVIADIVNAMLIRATSQNLQMEYTRSLKLLDHVKLSEKPGKIIPSGDIAALVYLWNPFTIVACVGLSTSPIENLAIILSLYGACKRQAPLAAFGWVIATHLSLYPAILIIPMILLLGYGPDTPPRKLFLQRRNVEVGDNPPNDRCEREEVVHRPELPHVFSWRPVIHFLCWTSLWSVYVLVLCGISVKQYGGLWELFKRTYGFMLTVQDLSPNIGVLWYFFAEVFDFFRNFFLIVFHGNILFMMLPLAIRLKHRPCFLAFVYIAISSMLKSYPSVGDSALYLGLLGLFVNELADMQFSFFLFCGYVGVSLLSPVMHNLWIWRGTGNANFYFATAMAYACLQIILVVESVSAMLNHDRTLRKPLTELQDGKN, encoded by the exons ATGGAGCCTAAAGAGCAGAGcaaggagaagaaggagaagctATGGTTTTGGAATTGGGTGATAGCCTCAGTCATTTTCAGACTCGTCCTTATATACTTTCCCAAAAACCTCAATCTCGCTTCTCGCCCCGAAGTCTCCACCCCACTCACCAGCCTCCGCCGCc TGGCCGAGGGATACTGGTTGAAGCAGTTATCAATGTATCCCTACGCAG GATCTATGTACCATGGTTCTCCATTGCTACTTTCACTCCTTGGGCCACTCACGGTCAAAAG AATTGAAGGGCAACCCGATCACCTTTTATGCAG TTTGGTTTTCGTGATTGCAGATATTGTCAATGCAATGCTCATTCGTGCTACCAGTCAGAATCTTCAGATGGAATATACTCGGAGTTTGAAACTTCTGGACCATGTTAAATTATCAGAAAAGCCAGGTA AGATCATTCCTTCTGGAGATATTGCCGCTCTTGTGTACTTGTGGAATCCTTTCACGATAGTTGCATGCGTGGGTTTGTCAACATCCCCAATTGAAAATCTTGCCATCATCTTGTCCCTTTATGGAGCATGTAAAC GACAAGCTCCTTTGGCAGCCTTTGGATGGGTTATAGCAACGCATCTATCCCTGTATCCTGCAATTCTGATTATTCCG ATGATTCTTTTATTAGGATATGGCCCAGATACTCCTCCTAGGAAATTGTTCCTGCAAAGAAGAAATGTTGAAGTTGGAGATAATCCCCCAAATGATAGATGTGAGCGAGAGGAAGTGGTACATAGACCAGAATTACCGCATGTATTCTCATGGAGACCAGTCATTCATTTCTTATGTTGGACTTCTTTGTGGTCAGTCTATGTGTTAGTCCTATGTGGCATATCTGTTAAACAGTATGGTGGCCTCTGGGAGTTGTTTAAAAG AACATATGGGTTCATGCTCACTGTGCAAGATCTGTCTCCTAATATTGGTGTCTTATG GTATTTCTTTGCAGAAGTTTTCGATTTTTTCAGAAACTTCTTTCTGATAGTTTTCCATGGGAATATTCTGTTTATGATGCTGCCATTAGCCATACGACTGAAACATCGCCCCTGCTTTTTGGCTTTTGTGTATATTGCGATCTCTTCAATGCTTAAGTCTTATCCTTCA GTCGGAGACTCAGCTCTATACTTGGGTTTGTTGGGGTTGTTTGTTAACGAGCTTGCAG ATATGCAATTCTCTTTCTTCCTGTTCTGTGGTTATGTTGGGGTTTCTCTCCTTAGCCCTGTGATGCACAACCTGTGGATATGGAGG GGCACCGGCAACGCAAATTTCTACTTTGCAACAGCAATGGCTTATGCTTGCTTGCAg ATTATTTTGGTGGTTGAGAGTGTAAGCGCCATGCTCAATCATGACAGAACGCTGAGAAAGCCTCTAACAGAGCTTCAAGATGGCAAAAATTGA
- the LOC121235121 gene encoding phosphatidylinositol glycan anchor biosynthesis class U protein isoform X2 yields the protein MEPKEQSKEKKEKLWFWNWVIASVIFRLVLIYFPKNLNLASRPEVSTPLTSLRRLAEGYWLKQLSMYPYAGSMYHGSPLLLSLLGPLTVKRIEGQPDHLLCSLVFVIADIVNAMLIRATSQNLQMEYTRSLKLLDHVKLSEKPEIIPSGDIAALVYLWNPFTIVACVGLSTSPIENLAIILSLYGACKRQAPLAAFGWVIATHLSLYPAILIIPMILLLGYGPDTPPRKLFLQRRNVEVGDNPPNDRCEREEVVHRPELPHVFSWRPVIHFLCWTSLWSVYVLVLCGISVKQYGGLWELFKRTYGFMLTVQDLSPNIGVLWYFFAEVFDFFRNFFLIVFHGNILFMMLPLAIRLKHRPCFLAFVYIAISSMLKSYPSVGDSALYLGLLGLFVNELADMQFSFFLFCGYVGVSLLSPVMHNLWIWRGTGNANFYFATAMAYACLQIILVVESVSAMLNHDRTLRKPLTELQDGKN from the exons ATGGAGCCTAAAGAGCAGAGcaaggagaagaaggagaagctATGGTTTTGGAATTGGGTGATAGCCTCAGTCATTTTCAGACTCGTCCTTATATACTTTCCCAAAAACCTCAATCTCGCTTCTCGCCCCGAAGTCTCCACCCCACTCACCAGCCTCCGCCGCc TGGCCGAGGGATACTGGTTGAAGCAGTTATCAATGTATCCCTACGCAG GATCTATGTACCATGGTTCTCCATTGCTACTTTCACTCCTTGGGCCACTCACGGTCAAAAG AATTGAAGGGCAACCCGATCACCTTTTATGCAG TTTGGTTTTCGTGATTGCAGATATTGTCAATGCAATGCTCATTCGTGCTACCAGTCAGAATCTTCAGATGGAATATACTCGGAGTTTGAAACTTCTGGACCATGTTAAATTATCAGAAAAGCCAG AGATCATTCCTTCTGGAGATATTGCCGCTCTTGTGTACTTGTGGAATCCTTTCACGATAGTTGCATGCGTGGGTTTGTCAACATCCCCAATTGAAAATCTTGCCATCATCTTGTCCCTTTATGGAGCATGTAAAC GACAAGCTCCTTTGGCAGCCTTTGGATGGGTTATAGCAACGCATCTATCCCTGTATCCTGCAATTCTGATTATTCCG ATGATTCTTTTATTAGGATATGGCCCAGATACTCCTCCTAGGAAATTGTTCCTGCAAAGAAGAAATGTTGAAGTTGGAGATAATCCCCCAAATGATAGATGTGAGCGAGAGGAAGTGGTACATAGACCAGAATTACCGCATGTATTCTCATGGAGACCAGTCATTCATTTCTTATGTTGGACTTCTTTGTGGTCAGTCTATGTGTTAGTCCTATGTGGCATATCTGTTAAACAGTATGGTGGCCTCTGGGAGTTGTTTAAAAG AACATATGGGTTCATGCTCACTGTGCAAGATCTGTCTCCTAATATTGGTGTCTTATG GTATTTCTTTGCAGAAGTTTTCGATTTTTTCAGAAACTTCTTTCTGATAGTTTTCCATGGGAATATTCTGTTTATGATGCTGCCATTAGCCATACGACTGAAACATCGCCCCTGCTTTTTGGCTTTTGTGTATATTGCGATCTCTTCAATGCTTAAGTCTTATCCTTCA GTCGGAGACTCAGCTCTATACTTGGGTTTGTTGGGGTTGTTTGTTAACGAGCTTGCAG ATATGCAATTCTCTTTCTTCCTGTTCTGTGGTTATGTTGGGGTTTCTCTCCTTAGCCCTGTGATGCACAACCTGTGGATATGGAGG GGCACCGGCAACGCAAATTTCTACTTTGCAACAGCAATGGCTTATGCTTGCTTGCAg ATTATTTTGGTGGTTGAGAGTGTAAGCGCCATGCTCAATCATGACAGAACGCTGAGAAAGCCTCTAACAGAGCTTCAAGATGGCAAAAATTGA
- the LOC121235121 gene encoding phosphatidylinositol glycan anchor biosynthesis class U protein isoform X4, whose amino-acid sequence MVLHCYFHSLGHSRSKELKGNPITFYADIVNAMLIRATSQNLQMEYTRSLKLLDHVKLSEKPEIIPSGDIAALVYLWNPFTIVACVGLSTSPIENLAIILSLYGACKRQAPLAAFGWVIATHLSLYPAILIIPMILLLGYGPDTPPRKLFLQRRNVEVGDNPPNDRCEREEVVHRPELPHVFSWRPVIHFLCWTSLWSVYVLVLCGISVKQYGGLWELFKRTYGFMLTVQDLSPNIGVLWYFFAEVFDFFRNFFLIVFHGNILFMMLPLAIRLKHRPCFLAFVYIAISSMLKSYPSVGDSALYLGLLGLFVNELADMQFSFFLFCGYVGVSLLSPVMHNLWIWRGTGNANFYFATAMAYACLQIILVVESVSAMLNHDRTLRKPLTELQDGKN is encoded by the exons ATGGTTCTCCATTGCTACTTTCACTCCTTGGGCCACTCACGGTCAAAAG AATTGAAGGGCAACCCGATCACCTTTTATGCAG ATATTGTCAATGCAATGCTCATTCGTGCTACCAGTCAGAATCTTCAGATGGAATATACTCGGAGTTTGAAACTTCTGGACCATGTTAAATTATCAGAAAAGCCAG AGATCATTCCTTCTGGAGATATTGCCGCTCTTGTGTACTTGTGGAATCCTTTCACGATAGTTGCATGCGTGGGTTTGTCAACATCCCCAATTGAAAATCTTGCCATCATCTTGTCCCTTTATGGAGCATGTAAAC GACAAGCTCCTTTGGCAGCCTTTGGATGGGTTATAGCAACGCATCTATCCCTGTATCCTGCAATTCTGATTATTCCG ATGATTCTTTTATTAGGATATGGCCCAGATACTCCTCCTAGGAAATTGTTCCTGCAAAGAAGAAATGTTGAAGTTGGAGATAATCCCCCAAATGATAGATGTGAGCGAGAGGAAGTGGTACATAGACCAGAATTACCGCATGTATTCTCATGGAGACCAGTCATTCATTTCTTATGTTGGACTTCTTTGTGGTCAGTCTATGTGTTAGTCCTATGTGGCATATCTGTTAAACAGTATGGTGGCCTCTGGGAGTTGTTTAAAAG AACATATGGGTTCATGCTCACTGTGCAAGATCTGTCTCCTAATATTGGTGTCTTATG GTATTTCTTTGCAGAAGTTTTCGATTTTTTCAGAAACTTCTTTCTGATAGTTTTCCATGGGAATATTCTGTTTATGATGCTGCCATTAGCCATACGACTGAAACATCGCCCCTGCTTTTTGGCTTTTGTGTATATTGCGATCTCTTCAATGCTTAAGTCTTATCCTTCA GTCGGAGACTCAGCTCTATACTTGGGTTTGTTGGGGTTGTTTGTTAACGAGCTTGCAG ATATGCAATTCTCTTTCTTCCTGTTCTGTGGTTATGTTGGGGTTTCTCTCCTTAGCCCTGTGATGCACAACCTGTGGATATGGAGG GGCACCGGCAACGCAAATTTCTACTTTGCAACAGCAATGGCTTATGCTTGCTTGCAg ATTATTTTGGTGGTTGAGAGTGTAAGCGCCATGCTCAATCATGACAGAACGCTGAGAAAGCCTCTAACAGAGCTTCAAGATGGCAAAAATTGA
- the LOC121234816 gene encoding plant UBX domain-containing protein 8 isoform X2 has translation MARPNQEAIDTFISITGATEAVAVQKLEAHGGDLNEAVNAHFSEGDRNISASMHETIVAAPQDDHMDIDPVEPSAPPLQLPSTAINMNPSSDLDPDFSRSFLDSSSGFTNRAPFITHPREVREIPIEVKDSGEPSGRSGRTPIIEDVTETECAHGPDIHGTVLIDDDENFSAASTAQATLRGGEDNHILGDGSHDRNIRPNAPESNRLLDYSDDIEEEMILAAIEASKREVEGAHNDLAELEPRPRQSHLEDAELAHAVSLSLKTAEKEKALRERGESAGASDVGSSKPAEGEQVKLSASNGRLEPGSSFIQEEAEDVEEQPLVRHRTRNMSSGSVESAKDVVVVEDSPPSSPGQHDLHNRPQHNGNAFPSDEWGGISSEEHDEAVMLEAAMFGGIPEGTGYRSAYAPHHFMQAEGHYPQWQPRPPSPSLAAQRLIREQQDDEYHASLLADKEKELKAKEEAEARRLEEEVAREKAREEERRREEESRRKLEEEQELERQLAAKEASLPPEPGSNDENAVNLLVRMPDGSRHGRRFLKSDKLQFLFDFIDIGRVVKPGSYRLVRPYPRRAFGDTERALTLNELGLTSKQEALYLEFI, from the exons ATGGCGAGGCCTAATCAAGAAGCTATCGATACATTCATCAGCATCACCGGGGCGACCGAAGCAGTTGCCGTTCAAAAACTCGAG GCACACGGTGGTGATCTAAATGAAGCTGTGAATGCACATTTTAGTGAAGGAGATCGAAACATATCAGCAAG CATGCATGAAACCATTGTTGCTGCTCCACAAGATGATCACATGGACATTGATCCAGTTGAACCCTCAGCACCTCCTTTACAACTTCCATCAACGGCTATAAATATGAACCCATCTTCTGATCTTGATCCAGACTTTA GTAGAAGCTTTTTGGATAGTAGTTCTGGTTTTACAAACCGTGCCCCCTTCATAACACATCCAAGAGAAGTTAGGGAGATACCCATAGAGGTAAAGGATAGCGGTGAGCCATCTGGTCGGTCTGGCCGCACTCCTATTATTGAGGATGTCACTGAAACTGAGTGTGCACACGGCCCAGATATTCATGGGACTGTTttaattgatgatgatgagaattTTTCAGCGGCCTCAACTGCTCAGGCTACACTGCGTGGTGGAGAAGACAATCATATTTTGGGTGATGGTTCTCATGACAGAAACATTAGACCCAATGCTCCTGAATCCAACAGATTGCTAGACTATAGTGATGAcatagaagaagaaatgattcTAGCTGCCATTGAGGCTTCTAAACGGGAGGTTGAGGGAGCGCACAAT GACTTAGCTGAGCTGGAGCCTCGGCCAAGGCAATCTCACTTGGAAGATGCTGAACTTGCACATGCAGTTTCATTGTCCCTGAAG ACGGCTGAGAAAGAGAAAGCGTTGCGTGAGCGAGGGGAAAGTGCTGGAGCATCAGATGTTGGATCTTCTAAGCCAGCTGAGGGGGAGCAAGTAAAATTATCTGCATCAAATGGGAG GTTGGAGCCTGGAAGCTCATTTATCCAAGAGGAAGCTGAAGATGTTGAAGAGCAGCCTCTTGTCAGGCATAGGACCCGTAACATGTCTTCTGGCTCTGTTGAGTCTGCCAAAGATGTCGTAGTTGTTGAGGATAGCCCACCATCAAGTCCTGGACAGCATGATTTGCATAATCGCCCTCAGCACAACGGAAATGCCTTTCCTTCTGACGAG TGGGGAGGGATTTCTTCTGAGGAGCATGATGAAGCAGTCATGCTGGAGGCTGCAATGTTTGGTGGAATTCCTGAAGGGACTGGATATCGTTCAGCATATGCGcctcatcatttcatgcaaGCCGAGGGTCATTATCCCCAGTGGCAACCTCGCCCTCCATCACCCTCCCTGGCCGCACAGCGCTTGATACGGGAACAACAG GATGATGAATATCATGCATCTTTGCTGGctgacaaagaaaaagaattgaagGCCAAGGAGGAAGCTGAAGCTCGTCGTTTAGAAGAGGAAGTGGCTAGAGAAAAAGCTCGTGAAGAAGAAAGACGTAGAGAGGAAGAATCTCGAAGGAAATTGGAGGAAGAACAG GAATTGGAGAGACAACTGGCTGCAAAAGAGGCTTCTCTGCCTCCGGAACCAGGATCAAACGATGAAAATGCTGTAAACCTTCTAGTACGGATGCCAGATGGTAGCCGCCATGGGCGCCGATTTCTCAAGTCTGACAAGCTACAG TTTCTCTTTGACTTCATAGATATTGGTAGAGTTGTCAAACCTGGATCTTACAGATTG GTGAGGCCATACCCTAGGCGGGCTTTCGGTGACACAGAGAGGGCTTTGACACTGAACGAACTCGGGCTGACCAGCAAACAAGAAGCCTTGTATCTGGAGTTCATCTAG